TCGCGATCAATAACCATTCAAGACCAAGAATAGACGTATTTCCGGTATTTTTGATCAGGTCAAAAAATGGTTTCAGATTGTCTGTCAACCAATTGACAGCGATGGTTATATATTGTCCTATGTCGATTACTTTATTCATACCTATTGATTATTTGCTTGCTCTTTTAATTCTATGATTTCCTCTTCGTTGTATTTGGTCGCCTCAATAATTAATGAAGTCTGGGTTACGATTCCCAGTAAACGGTTGTGTTCATTGACCACAGCAATGGGCGATCGTACTTCTGATATCAGAGGTAACATTTCTTCCACAGTCACTTCTTTTGATACGGTAGGAACATTTGCGTGAATGATGGCCTCAACGGTCGGTTCTTTGCGTTTGGCCGACTGGATCACTTCATTAATATGGACAAAACCAAAAAAATGATCATGCACATCCACGACAGGTAATATATCTATACCTGAAGCACGCATTTTGCGCAGAGCACCCTCGGGACCATCTTTTTTGAATCGTACAACAGTCGGTTTTTCAAACATCAGGGAGCCTGCGGTAATAATTGCTTTCCGATCCACTTTTTCGACAAAAGCTTTTACATAATCACTTGCTGGGTTCGTCAGAATATCCTCTGCAGTACCAATCTGTTCAATTACTCCGTCTTTCATAATGACGATACGATCACCCAATTTGATGGCTTCATCAAGGTCATGTGTAATAAAGACAATAGTTTTCTGTAGCGTGTCCTGCAGTTCAAGCAGCTGATCCTGCATTTCAGCTTTGATTAGCGGGTCCAGTGCCGAAAACGCTTCATCCATCAGTAACACTTCAGGATCATTGGCCAAAGCCCGAGCCAATCCTACGCGTTGCTGCATCCCGCCGGAAAGTTGAGCTGGCAGCTGCTGTTCAAAGCCGTTCAATCCAACAATATCAAGAGCCTTTTGTGCTTTTGCCTCACGTGATTCTTTGTCCTCACCTCTTATTTCCAATCCAAATGCAGCATTACTCAGTACAGTGTGGTGTGGCAGCAAGCCGAATTTTTGAAAGACCATACTCATTTCTGTCCTGCGCACTTCCAAAAGCTCTTTATTATTTTTCCCGGTAATATCTTCGTCATTGACAAATACCTTTCCTGAGGTAGGCTCATTCAATCGGTTTAAACAACGAAGTAAGGTCGATTTGCCGCTTCCCGAAAGCCCCATAATCACAAAAAACTCACCCTCATAGATTTCGAAATTTGCTTTGTTAATTCCTATTGTACAAGCCGTCTTTTCCAATATTTCTTTCTTCGAAAACCCCTCGTCCAATAATTTCAAAGCTTGTTTTTTTTGTTTACCAAAAACAATGGTTAAATCTTCAACTTTTACCTTTACCTTTCTAGTTTTATCCATTCTTTAATTTTTTTAAACATAAATAAAACAAAAGAGCATGAGTAAACCACTAAGGCTGCACACCTACGTAGTTTTCATTCACATAAAATATCCCTACAGTTGAATTCGTTTGATCGAAATTTTAAACTTCAGTTCAATCCACTTATTAACTAACACGCTTTACTCTCGGTTCGATAAGAGCAACGATGAAAAAGAAACTAATCTTTTAAAGATGAGATGTGCTAAACACAGCTCCAAAATATACTTCAACAAGTACAACGAACAACTTCGACTGTGCCTCAAAAAGGTTCCAGTCCTAGCGGAATAAACTCACGCCATTCTGTCTTTTGACAGCACAAAGGTACGAAAAATAAATTAAATGCCTTTTTAACCACATAGACAACTCACTGTAAGCATGTTACAAAAAACACCAAACAAAGTAAAAATAGGTGCTTGTAGACACTACCGCGGCAAACTTTCAGGACGTCGCATCCGATAGGAAGTTGCTGTGATGGCATGTAAAAATGCCTCGATATCTTTTATTTCCTCTTTACTAAGATTCAAAGGTTGCATTAAAGGGTCTGTAACCGGATAAAATGCATCTTTGGCCTTCTGTTCTGGCTTCGCGGAGTTCATCTGCATCCCACTGTTATACATGTTCAGCAATCCTGTCATATTCCAGAATAATCCATTGTGCATCCACGGATCGGTATTCATCACGTCCCGCAGCGAAGGTGTCCTAAAACGACCTACATCCGCAGGATCTTTGGTAATCTCATACCTACCCAGGTCTTGATATTTACGCTTGTAATAAGTCAGTCCGATGTTATGATAAGCGTCATCCGTAAAAAACTGACCATTGTGACAATTCATACATCTCGCTTTTGTACGGAAGAGATGTAATCCACGTACCTCTTGCTCGGACAACACCTTATAATTACCATCCAAAAACTCGTCAAAGCGACTACGTCTACTTGTTAAAGTCCGTTGAAAAGCACCTAAGGCCTTTAAAACCTCTGGCATGGAATAATCGTCCTCTCCAAATGCTGCTAGAAACAGCTTGTTATAGGCCGGGATAGCTTTCAATTTTGGAATCAATTTGGTTAGATCCATGTCCATTTCATGATGTGCTTCAATAGGCCCCAAAGCCTGTTCTTCCAGCGACTTGGATCTTCCATCCCAGAACAATTCTTTCCGCGCGTACACATTCAGTAGTGATGGTGTGTTACGTGTCCCCTCCAGATGATCATTGCCAACCGGGACCGTCAATTTATCAGCCCATGATGTCTGGGGATTGTGACAGCTGCTACAGGAGATCTGATTGCTACCAGACAGAATCGGATCAAAGAAAAGATATTTTCCCAGCTTGACATCCGGCTTTTCCATCAAAGAAAAATAACTTGTATCAACCTTAGGCAATGATGAAAATTCCTTCCAGCTGACACCAGTATCAATCGTCGGCTTAGGCCACTCGCTTATTGGTCTTCGATAAAGCAACTGCAGTTCTTCAAACAATGCTTTTTGTTGATCTTTCATGGAAAGTAAACCAACAAGTCCAATGATACTGACAAATACTGCAAAATGTTTTTTCATTACCAGTTTTTTATTACGATTATTATCAAAAAAATTTATAAAGAAAGCCGAATTCCAATTTCCATATTTATCCTATTTCCAGTCGAAAGAAATTTAGGTTTTATATCATCTTTTAATTCAACAGTACCTGAAGATTTTCGGAGGTCTAACTTTGCATAAAAGGCAAGGTTGTTTCCCCAAAAGCGGTCCTTATATTCTACACCAAATTTTGTACCTAAGTATTGGGTCCTATAATAGTAATAATCTCCAAAAACAACGTTTTGAATAAAGGTGTTTATAGATAAGGGACTATATTCAAATGCGGTTTCTGTCGGAATGGTCGCATAAGCCGCAAATGCAAACTGTATAAGTTTCGTGCTGCTTTTTTGCAAATATAATCTTAGAGAGGGCTCAACACGCATTTGTCCTACTTCAAAGTCGATCGCCTGCAAGAGATCTTTTCTATTTTCTGTATAGTAGGTAACAAGAAAACCTAATTCCTTGGCTAACTGATGATGTCGATCCCAAAGCTTAACATATTGTCCTGTAAGGAAAAGAGTGCTAACTTTATAATTGACTTTATTTAGGCTACCCGTAGTCAATTTGTTTCCATCAACACCTTTATTATATTCGCCATCGAAAATCAATAATTGCTGCCCCTGATCACCATTATATTTGATTGCATCTACAAAAAATTTAATAGTATTTTGATCATAAATAGCCAAAGGGCTGCTATAAAGAACAGACTTCTTAGAATAATTTTGGTTTGTATTGTGATATTGTTGATATTCTATTTCTGTTCTGGTATGCCAGCCATAAAGCTTTTTAAGGTACTGAATCCCTACCCCTTTATAGTTATCGTATTTAAAATTAATTCTTGTCGTATCTTTTTGACGTGCCGTCCCGTATCCATAATTCATATAATACATTCGATCTGGATACAGATTTGAAGATTGAAAATCCATGTTTTTGTATAATAAGGAAACATTTTCATCTGCACGCCCAATTATTCCATATACCCCAAATGTGCTTTTCGAAAAATTTAAGGTAACACCAGGTTTGACTTTCAAGGTAAATCTATTAGATTTTAAGCGCGGATCCACTGTACCTGCACTCCAATGCCGATGGTAATCCACTTGGAGAAATGGCTGTACTGAATGAGCTAATTCATATCCGAGTGAAGCGTTTAGCTGATAATTTTGACGCTGATAGTCTCCACTTTTATTCGCGTAAGGATAATAGGGGCTTAAATCTTCTAATCCGGAACGAAGGCTATTTGCCAAACTATCTTCGCGTATGGAGTTGAACGTAAATTTTGCTCCCAATAAGAACTTTCCCAAACGATTGAATCCGTTGGCTTGAAAACTTGTTGTCCCACCGTTGTAGGCTTGTTGGGCCTTTCGAAATCCTCCCTTATTCATTTGATAAGCAACTCGAACATCACCATAAGACTTCAATGAATCTCTTTGAAGAAAAGCGGGTCTCAAAAGACTACGTTCAACTAAATGATGATCAATGGTATAACTATAAACAGAATCCTTTTTACTTTGAGCTCTGCTCAATGTAAAAAGGGAAACCAAAAATATCACAGAAAAAATGTTCCGCATATGGATTCTAATCTATAAATGATGCGTCTGTTTTGGTTGGATTGGCACGTTGTAGCACACCAAAATCATTTGACGAATTGTTTGTATCTTTAAGAATACGTCTATTCCCAATTTTCCTTTCGGTCTTACGGACGACGGACTGACTAGAGTAAGCTCCTCCAGGTACAGATATTGCTCCTGCATCAAACTTTTGTGGTAAACGACGTGGAATTTGATCGGCTACAACGGGATCCTGAATTTCAACAGCATCCAAGATAAACCTTGTCGGCATTTGAGCATAACGCACAGTACTCGTTGTAACAGTTCTTACAGTTGGAATCGCAAATGACGGAATATTATTTAAATCAAAGGTTCCATCGACTTTCATCAATACAAAAGACTCTCTAGCCTGCGGTGGAAAATACATATCACGCATACTTAGGGCGAGAAAAACCTCTAAGTTTGTAACGGATGGATTATCTACGTCATTCGAAAATATCGTTCGCCCTGGCTGAATTTTCTGTTCATAAGGATACAACCAGACTTCAAAATCAGCTTTACTCAAATCCACTGTAAGTTCAGGTCGCTGAGCACCAATTATTTTCCCGTTGTTGTCGGTATACGAACCAGCGTGATTTAAGGCCGAACCAGCGATAATTATACTTTTTCCCGATTCGACAGGATATTTTTTACCCGTCCCATCACTTGGAATCATAAATATTCCTTTGGCATAGACATAATCTTCATTGGCATTATTAGACACTGTCATATTGATAGACTTGCTCCAATCATACTGATTGTTGCTTAGTGAATATTCATCTGTTTTATTATTCGGTTTTCCATATGCTAATACCACAAGTAAGCTATCCGCATACAACATTTCATCCGAGTTATTATAAATTTCAATAAAATTATCCCGGTTAAGAGCTGCATCCTTAGTATCTGATCCTGCATAATAGATCTGTTTAATAACAAAACCACCCACAGGTTCACTGGTCACTAAGCTAATATTAAAGTCCTCATTAGCAAACAATGCCTTATCAGCCAAAGCATAGTTTAGATAAAAAATAGATGTGCGATTTACCCCCGTCAATTTGGTATATTCTTCTGCTGAGATTGCCAGAGAGACATTGATACTATAATTACCTGGAGCAATATTATTCAATGCAATTTTACCTTTTGCATCTGCTTGAATTTTGTAGGAACTGCTATTACCTTTATTTATCAACGTAATTTCGGCCTTGTCGTAAGGTACCTCAAACCAAACCTCCTCAGGGTTTACCGTTAGCTGTACGTTCACGTTTATGGGTTGTACTTCGTCAATATCTTTTTTACAGCCTCCAAAGAGGGCTAGTATTAAGTAGAAAAATAGTAGAATATAATTCTGTTTCATAGTATATAGTATTTGTTAAAGTTTAATTGATATTCCGCCTGTAATACTTAAAGGACTATTGTAAGTGACAATTACGTCCTGGTTTGTATAGGAATCCCGATACGAACTAGTGGGTTGCACATTAAAGGTATTGTAGGCTGTCACAGCAATGCGGATCCTTTTACTGATTTCCTTGGCGACTGACATTGAGAAATTCATATAAATAATACGTTGCTGGCCATCGAACAAATCTAGCCCCCGAATGGGAAGAGATGACGCCAAATCGTTGTTTATTAACACTTGTTTCATGTTAGCATCCAAATAACCTACCGGTTTTTGAAAATTGTCATTATAGTTTCGTTTATAGCGATTCTTCCAAAAAATATCTGTATTCGTCATGATGACAAATCCAATGGTGGGAATGTGCGTGGTAGTGTTTAACTTACTTGTCAGTACATAACGTTTCCCTTGGTTGCTGGGTTGATACAGCAGATAAGAAATTGGTTGTCCATTGATTTGAACTGGGGAGGATAAATCTATTGCCTCCAGGATCTTATCATTTTGTTCAGATAAAATATACGAAGTGCTGGTGGAAAAGCTCGTACGGATAGGTTTGATTTCCCTAAAGGCTAGGGACCAATCAAAACCGTAGGTATAAGAGTTTTTAAAATTTTCAATCCTATTGTACGACTTGTCATAATAATCAATGTATCTCCCCGTCTCCTGATATACAATTTGATTTAGGCTCTCGTCATAATGGTAATCAAATACGGGCAAATGAAATGGTTTATAGACCTTGACAGAATTGAAACCATTGCTGTTTTTTTTATAATAAGAATTGATACGGGATGTAATCCCGTGATTTTTAAATTCTATATTAAATTCAGCACTTTCAGATTTACTAGA
The window above is part of the Sphingobacterium sp. ML3W genome. Proteins encoded here:
- a CDS encoding glycine betaine/L-proline ABC transporter ATP-binding protein, whose product is MDKTRKVKVKVEDLTIVFGKQKKQALKLLDEGFSKKEILEKTACTIGINKANFEIYEGEFFVIMGLSGSGKSTLLRCLNRLNEPTSGKVFVNDEDITGKNNKELLEVRRTEMSMVFQKFGLLPHHTVLSNAAFGLEIRGEDKESREAKAQKALDIVGLNGFEQQLPAQLSGGMQQRVGLARALANDPEVLLMDEAFSALDPLIKAEMQDQLLELQDTLQKTIVFITHDLDEAIKLGDRIVIMKDGVIEQIGTAEDILTNPASDYVKAFVEKVDRKAIITAGSLMFEKPTVVRFKKDGPEGALRKMRASGIDILPVVDVHDHFFGFVHINEVIQSAKRKEPTVEAIIHANVPTVSKEVTVEEMLPLISEVRSPIAVVNEHNRLLGIVTQTSLIIEATKYNEEEIIELKEQANNQ
- a CDS encoding cytochrome c peroxidase → MKKHFAVFVSIIGLVGLLSMKDQQKALFEELQLLYRRPISEWPKPTIDTGVSWKEFSSLPKVDTSYFSLMEKPDVKLGKYLFFDPILSGSNQISCSSCHNPQTSWADKLTVPVGNDHLEGTRNTPSLLNVYARKELFWDGRSKSLEEQALGPIEAHHEMDMDLTKLIPKLKAIPAYNKLFLAAFGEDDYSMPEVLKALGAFQRTLTSRRSRFDEFLDGNYKVLSEQEVRGLHLFRTKARCMNCHNGQFFTDDAYHNIGLTYYKRKYQDLGRYEITKDPADVGRFRTPSLRDVMNTDPWMHNGLFWNMTGLLNMYNSGMQMNSAKPEQKAKDAFYPVTDPLMQPLNLSKEEIKDIEAFLHAITATSYRMRRPESLPR
- a CDS encoding DUF6850 family outer membrane beta-barrel protein produces the protein MRNIFSVIFLVSLFTLSRAQSKKDSVYSYTIDHHLVERSLLRPAFLQRDSLKSYGDVRVAYQMNKGGFRKAQQAYNGGTTSFQANGFNRLGKFLLGAKFTFNSIREDSLANSLRSGLEDLSPYYPYANKSGDYQRQNYQLNASLGYELAHSVQPFLQVDYHRHWSAGTVDPRLKSNRFTLKVKPGVTLNFSKSTFGVYGIIGRADENVSLLYKNMDFQSSNLYPDRMYYMNYGYGTARQKDTTRINFKYDNYKGVGIQYLKKLYGWHTRTEIEYQQYHNTNQNYSKKSVLYSSPLAIYDQNTIKFFVDAIKYNGDQGQQLLIFDGEYNKGVDGNKLTTGSLNKVNYKVSTLFLTGQYVKLWDRHHQLAKELGFLVTYYTENRKDLLQAIDFEVGQMRVEPSLRLYLQKSSTKLIQFAFAAYATIPTETAFEYSPLSINTFIQNVVFGDYYYYRTQYLGTKFGVEYKDRFWGNNLAFYAKLDLRKSSGTVELKDDIKPKFLSTGNRINMEIGIRLSL
- a CDS encoding DUF4876 domain-containing protein, which encodes MKQNYILLFFYLILALFGGCKKDIDEVQPINVNVQLTVNPEEVWFEVPYDKAEITLINKGNSSSYKIQADAKGKIALNNIAPGNYSINVSLAISAEEYTKLTGVNRTSIFYLNYALADKALFANEDFNISLVTSEPVGGFVIKQIYYAGSDTKDAALNRDNFIEIYNNSDEMLYADSLLVVLAYGKPNNKTDEYSLSNNQYDWSKSINMTVSNNANEDYVYAKGIFMIPSDGTGKKYPVESGKSIIIAGSALNHAGSYTDNNGKIIGAQRPELTVDLSKADFEVWLYPYEQKIQPGRTIFSNDVDNPSVTNLEVFLALSMRDMYFPPQARESFVLMKVDGTFDLNNIPSFAIPTVRTVTTSTVRYAQMPTRFILDAVEIQDPVVADQIPRRLPQKFDAGAISVPGGAYSSQSVVRKTERKIGNRRILKDTNNSSNDFGVLQRANPTKTDASFID